The Synechococcus sp. MVIR-18-1 region CGCTAAGCTCAAAGACGACGAGCGCCGGCTGGGTGAACTTCAGAGCACTTTTGCCGGGAAGCTTCGCAATCTTGAATGGTTATCGCGGCGGGCTGTGGTGGCTCCACTGTCTAGCGATGTGGTGTCGGCGCAGCAAGGACTGACAAGTACCAGCGTTGCTTTGGATGATCTCAAGATTCAAAGCAAACAGGCCCTTACATCATTTCAACAAATCAAACTTGATCTTGAGTCTGAGCAGCTCGATCGGTCCTTCGTGATTGATGATCTGAAGCGGAAAATTCGCGTTAGCGAGGCGAAATTGGCCTTTGATGGCACGATCACAGCGCAGCGCGACGGCCGCGTGCTGGATCTTCAGGTGATTCCTGGTCAGACGATCAAAATGGGGGATCGTCTTGGCACGATTGGCCGTGGTGATGTGGCACGAGGTAACGGCCCCGATCTGATCGCTGTTGCCTACTTCCCACCTGCGGATGCGCGTCGACTACCCCTTGGGTTGCCTGTTGAAGTGGTTCCGCGCTGGAACCAACGAGGGCGTTTTGGTGGCATTGAAGGAAAGGTGAAGAGTGTGCTCACGTTGCCTGCAACGCAGGAAGATATCGCCACGACGACCGGTAATGCACAGTTAGCGAATGACTTGGCTGGAGATGGCCCAGTGATGCGTACTGAGATCACTCTGCAGCGTCAATCAACGTCTGATGATGGTTTCCTTTGGACGCTTTCTGATGGCAGTGGAGTCTTCCCGATTCGCGATGGTTTGACCGTGGATGCCTTTGCTTATGTGGAATGGCGCTCACCGATTACCTATGTCTTGCCCGGGCTTCGTTCGCTCACAGGTGGTTATCGCTCATTGAGGATTGATCGCCTTTTTGATCGACCTTTCCTGCGTCAACCTGACACTCTTCCCTGATTCTGTTTCTAAAATGTCCATACGCCCATTACTGAAGCAAGAGATTCCTTGGTTGATTTCTGAGTTGGTTTTATTGATCGTGCTATTAAATGCCAATCCACCAGAATTATGGTTTTGGTTTGTTGTCTTTTTAGTGATTTTTGGATATCGAATTGAGCGCTGGTGGACTTCAAGGACTAACTAGCTAGGACTGTTTTCAAGGAAAACTAAGCGTTAATTGGGTTAAAACTGGATGGTTTGGATTTTTAGGCATGGGTAAGAGTTCACGCAGCATGCGTGCATAGGTGACATTCACATCCACAGTGGCGAATAACCGTCGTACCAAGGCATTCACGAGCTGTTCCTGGGTAATGGAAAGGTCGATTTCATCGCTGAGCCCAGTCTGATAGCGCAATTGCGTGTCTCGGAAGGCCTCCTTGCTGGCGCCTACCGCTCGTCTGGCTGAGACCAATTTCGCCAAGCTGGCTTCATGGTTTAAAAAAGCTCGCTCCAGGCGTAAGCGAATCGCATTTCGGGTGCTTGCATATTGTTCGGCGGTTGCTTGCTCTTGAAGTTGCAGTGCTTTCACTCTGTTTGACGTTCCACCGGCATCAAAAATCATCCAGTTGAAAGCCAGCCCTACCGACCATTCGTACCCACTCACCTGTTCGAGGGGAAGAAAAGTATCTCCGCAGCATCCACCCCCGATCAGCGCAAGATTGAAGGTTCGCTCCACGGATCCCAGGCCACCGGCTGCTGCAAACAGGCTGAGTCGCGGTAGTAGCTGGGCAGCCGCTTCGTCTTGGCGACGGATGAGGGCTTGTTGTGTGGCGAGAATTGCTGTGAGTTCTGGATTGTCGTCGTAAGCCGCCAACACAGTTTTTTCTAAGTTCAGGGGCCATCGTGGTTGGAGGCTGATGGGATCCTGTGCACTGGGTGTGATCTCACTTGACAGGTTGAGAACAGTCCAAAGTTCGCGTCGGGCTACCGCACGATCAGCCATTGCTTGGATCAAGCTTTCTTCATCTGCAGCGAGAAGGCTGCTCCGTCTCAACAGATCCACTCTCGGAACAAGACCAGCTTGTTTGAGATCAAGAGTGTCTTCCAAAACAACCAGATCAGTACGAACGATTGCATCGCGAATCTGTACAAGTTGCTCAGCACGTTGAAGGTTGTAATAGGCCTCACTCACTTCAAGCTGAATGACTCTTAATCGGTCGGCATAGAGATTTTCTTGTTGTGTGAGTCGGGCTTGCGCCGCTTGAACTCTGGGAGTTCGAGCAAAATTAATAATGTCGTAGTCGACTTGAAGGCCTGCATCGGCGGAAACGCCATTCATTACAGCGCCGAGACCCCCTCCGGATGGGACGTAGAAGGGGCCAGCGCTTGCTCCACTGACCTGGTTTCCATCGTTTGTGAAAGCAAAATTGGGCGTTTGACCTTTTCGGTTAAAGAGTGATCCCAGCCCGTAAGTGTTGTTGCCGTAGGGGTTGTACGTGGTTGTTCCGCTTTGAAATCCATCGACATTGGCGAATACGCTGATCGTTGGCCAGTAGCGACTTGATTCGGATGCAATGGTGGCGGCCTGGGCCTTGATTAAATCCCGCTGAGCGCCAAGGGAAGGATTGTTGCGGAAGGCAAGCGTGACAGCATTTTCAAGCGTGAGAGAAAGAATGCGCGCTGGCTTGTCAGCCGCAGAAGGAAGGCGAAGAAGAGGGTCTGGCTGCGTATCTTGCTCTGTCAGCTCAGCGGATGCGGGGGCATTGACATCGATGAGCAGTTTGGGAACCTCTAGGGATCTGAGATCGTCACTGCTCTCGATCGCTGGTGCTGGGCCGGTCAACGTGTCAATGGCGTCAACTTGGTTATTGAGACGTTCCCAACTTTTTTCAAGTTGTTCTGTTGTGCCACCTTCATTAAGAGGAGCAACGTTGGTCTGGGCAGATACAGGCGCGTAGGTGCCGCAAATCAATCCGATCGCGGATAGGTAGCGGGTTAGGACCAGATCACAGCGGGAGGATTTCAACACGTGCCTCGGAAATCTCTTCAAATACGACTTTTGGGTATGTTTACGCACATTGGACACGTGTGATAGGTGCCCATTGCGCAACTTCGTTGAGTTTGATCGCTAGCGATCCAGATCGATGGTGACCATGAGACTGTTTGTAAGCTGAACGATGCCCCAACAAATGATCGCCAACATCTTCAATCATTTTTTAAGTGAATAGACTGAGTGGTTGGCAAATAGATTCCAATCTTAAGATCGGCTTCACTCTCTGTGCTTGAAAGTGCTTGAAGTCTTCACCTGTGAATGTTTGTGATAGTTGACTTGGAGTGGGGAGATGTCGCTTCTACGATTGCTGATCGGATGTAGTCAATGAGTGTCATTCTTAGGATAATTTGTCTAAGCTGTTGTTTGCTTATCTGTTTGATATTAGTGGCAAAAGTTCCTTCTGTCGTCTGTTCAAGCCATTGATTAAAATCTTGAGATAGAATCTTAATTTCAAGCATTGCTTTAGGATTAAATTCTTGACAATTGATCGTTTTGGGGTTTTTCAGTTCTGCGCTGATTCTTAGTATTTGAGTGCTCATTATGTCGATTAACTCTGATTCTTTATAGTGGATTTGCTTGATCTGATCGGGCTTCTGAATGGGAATTGTCAAGCTTTTTATGGCCCATAAAGAGGTGAGTAGCTGTGAAGTTAAAAGATCGATTCTGGACCAAAGGCCATGCAATGGGTGCTGTTCAGGATTGACACCCAGCTCCATCTGTGCCAAGACCTGTTGTTGTCTTGCGGCATTGAGTTGTTTCTGGAGGGAGATGCGGATTGCCTGTTGTTGTTTTGGCGAAGTCGCGGTTGGAAACTGTTGTTTGAGTCGACTGCTTTCATTTATTAATTCTTGTCCGATCGAAGAAAGAAGTGATGCAAATTGTCCATGTAAGTTGGGAATTGTTCGACTGGGCCATATCGATTGTGAGGCCCACAGTGAAATGACAATGCCAAGCCCAGTCCAGAAGAGGCGAATGGGACCCCAAACAGTTGCGTTCTGTTCATGGACAAGCCATCCCATCACGATGATATTTCCAGCCACTTTGTAGCCCACTTGCAGTCCTAGGATTCCTCCAAAAAGCCTGGTTATAGCAAGTGCGAGTCCTAGCCCTAAAGGAAGAGGAAGCTCAAGCCCACGTGTAAAAATAATTAGAATAATGACACCCATGAGTGAGCCCAGCAGCCTTTGAATGCCGAGCTTCATTGAATTGCCGTAGGTGCTCGATAAGACAGCTGTTGTTGTTAACGGTAGGTAATACCCATAGGGAATGGGGCTTAGGAGGCCAAGCCCGGCACTTAATCCCGTTACAGCTGCTAGTCGTAGATCTTGTCGTGTAAACCAGGGTCGCTGCTGGTGTCCACGTTGGGAATGGTGGATATCGTCCATCATCGATGCGTTCCTTGAATCAAAATGCGATTGAGTCTTCTTTGACTGCTGACGAGTCGAAGGAAGCGTGTGCACTCCTCCTCCAGGAGGATCTGTTGCGCAAGACCAATCGGATGAAGCTGATTTTGATCATGAAGTTGTAATCGATTCCAACCAATCACATGGTTTGGATCTAATTGTTGTGCTAATTCAGGTAATCGCAGAGGCTGGTACTTACCGGATAAAGAATCTAGAAGTCGCTCGATCAATATCCAATGTGATTGAAGACTACGCCATAGGCTGATGCGTTGATTCCAGCGCAGCCGAGTGAGCTGATCGCGACGCCGCGGACCCAGTTGTTGCTCGATATTCATCAGACGCTGGATTTCTAAAATATTTCTTGTGAGCGAAACAGGATTCAAGGGGGCTGGCATTGGTGTAAGTCCCTGAAGGGCTTGCATATGTTGAAACATTCGCTGATTTAGTGTCGCCATTAATAGTTCATGGAGCTCTTCCATACGCTTCAAGCGATCTTTAGGCCAAAGCAAATGGCTTATCACTAACGCTACGCAAATGCCAACTAGGGTATCAATACTTCTATTTAGAACGTAATTCCAATCCAATAGCGTGTAATCATGGATCCCTAAAAACATCACAGTGATCACAACAGCAGTCGATAAACCGCTGCTCCAACCGAGGCGCCGAAGCAAGGGAACGGTAATGAGAAGACTGATCAAAATTCCGATCCAGCCTGATAGAAGCGTGTGAACTAGAAAAACGACCAACCCCCCAGTCACCGTGCCGAGAATCCTTCCTCGAGCTGCTCGGAGTGTGTTTTCATCTTGATCATCTACTACGAAAATTACGGCCAAGACCGGATACCAAACGAAGTTGATGCGGTCAAAGTGTTGAGCGATTGCACAGGTGATTAAGACACTGATTCCCAGTCGCAGGCTTTGTTTGACAAGGTTGTCGTTCATGCTGGAAGTGCTACCTTTTAGACGCGTTCAGAACAACAATTGGAAGCGCCTGCTGCTGGACTCATTCGCATCGACTCCCCTTGTTGTCTCCTTCGCAGGCCATTGTGTGTCGAGATAACTCACTCCATTTTGATAAAAAGGACGGGCTTTTAGTCGACTCGTTTGAAGATCTGTTGTTCCCATGGTGGTGATTAATTTTCCCAACTCCATAGGACCAAGATCTGTTTCAAGATTACGTCCAGCTGCTGTGATTAGGGCTGGCAGACGGATCAGATGCTGAGGTTGGATGAGTTTGTTGAAGAGACTTTTTAACACAAGTTGTTGTCGGTCAAGTCGTCCTAAATCACCCTGTCCATCGTGGCGCCAGCGTAGAAACCCTTCGAGCTCACGGCCTTTGAGGACCTGGCGACCTGGTTGAAGATCGATCAATAATCCTTGGCTTTTGTCTTGGTAGTAGAGGCGTTTTGGTACATCAACTTCTAGACCCCCAAGTAAATCACTAATGGTGCGGATCCCTTCTAAATTAACGAGTATATGATGATTAATTGGGCGACCCATTAGGCGCGTTAATTCTGTTTTGACAGCATTTGGCCCACCTCTGGCATGGAGTGCGTTGGCCTTCATTGGTCCAAAGCTGCGTGAATTGATATAACTGTCTCTTGGAACTTGAATGATTGAAGTATCACCATTCTCAATACTTAGAATAAAAATAGTGTCTGTATTGCCGCCTCCAGCATCCATTCCGAGAACAACGATGTTTTCATTATCAAAGCTCGACCAGCCTTCGAATGGGTTGCTGATTGAGGTCAGCTTGGGGAGTTCTGTTGATGGAAGGAGAGATCGACTCAGAGGTATCGACAGCAGCAATCCACCAAAGAGTCCAAGCACTGCTGCTGTGAGCAGGGATTTTTTGTTCGGACTTCTTTGGCCGTTCATCTTCAAATCTTAGGTCTGTTCCTCCAGCAGTTCGATTGTGTTGATGTTTGTGTGGTGTGAACCATGATTAATTGAGGGGATCGCTGATCATTAGGGCTGGGCAGGCCAACTGATGGACCAAATTGCTCGTGCGATCACTAGCCGGAATGGGGAGGCCCGCGACCCGCCGTCGTTGTGATCGCAAGATCACGAGATCTTGGTTTTTGCTGAACCAGTGGATTTTTGAATCGATGCCTGGTCCCTGCAGCAATTTGATTTGAATTTGTTGGCTAGAGATGTTGCGAGGACACCAACTCATCAGTTGCTGCTCCATCCAGGATCGTTCGTGTCGGTTAAAGCGTGGATCATGGATGTGGAGAAGACTAATGGTGGTGGATGTTGGGTCTGGTGCGGTTGATAGGAGCCGAAGGGCGAGCTCAAATTGTTCGCGGGCACTCGCCGATAGATCTTTGATTGGAACCAGGATTTGGTTGAGATCATTGAGTTCTCGTCGCCCAAGATTGGCAACGACCACTGGGCAATGCGCGGTTCGGCAGACCCCGTCGACCAGGTCTCCCAGGAGCCATTTGCGCAGTGGGTCAGGCCGTCCGGCTCCAATCAAAAGCAGATCGGCACCCTCCTCTAAAGCGCTTCGACTCATGCCTGCAGCGATGTCATCATCCACGCGCAACAGACATCGCGTGGTTGCAGTGAGGCCCTCTCCGTTGCTTGCCGCCTGATTCAGCCTGGCTCTTGCCGCTGATAGCGCTCGATTTAAGCCACCGCGGGCCTCTTCAAGGCTTGGACTCACTAATGCGAGGGGTAGGAGTTGTCCGTTGTGATCGCCTTCTCCCTGGGAGAGTCGAGCGGCCAATTTGAGCAGGCTCAACTCTGTGTCTGGATTGGCAACTGGGACCAACACTTTGAGAGGGCGGCGTACCACCTCTCCGGGGACCTCTTGATCTTCATCGAGTCCTGTTGTGCCGTATGGGGAGCGCTCATTCGGTTCCATCAGGGCCACAACGGAGCGTGTGGTGAGAGTTGGACCGAGCGTTGCCGTCACAACCATTACGGCAAGAACGGCGTTGAGAACTGTGTTGTCGAGTAAGCCGGCCTGAAAACCAATGAACGCGGTTGCAAGCGTGGCAGCCACCTTGGGCATGGCAAGTGACCACATCAGCAGCATTTGATTGCGGCTGTAGCGGAACCAGCGCCCAGCGATCACTGCAGCAAGTGCCTTGCATCCCAAAGCTCCAGTGAGCATTAGGGCGGTGAACTCAATGTTGCTAATGCTGTCGGCGATGCTGCCGAGATCGAGCAGCAGTCCCAAATGAATGAAGAAAATGGGGATGAATAAGGCTCCCCCTACAAAGATCACCTGCTCTTTGACCTTGCCTTCTGGAAGGACGGAATTCACGGCGAGCCCAGCCAAAAAAGCGCCCACGATTTTTTCAACCCCCGCGAGTTCAGCACCGAGGGAGGCCACAAACAAGGTGAGTAACACCGCCAGAAACACCCTGTTTTCATCGATGACGTTGCGCATCCATAGATGTCGCCCAATCATTCGAATGCCCAAGACGACGACACAAGCAAACACGCTGATGCTGATGAGCAGCGCAATAAAGCTGCTCGGTGTGAGATTTCCCTTGCCAAGGCCTAGGGCTACAGCGAGCAAGACCAGCGCTGCAATGTCCGTGAAAATCGTGCTTCCAACGCTCACAATTACGGACTCGTCACGCTGGGCGCCGTAACTCCTCACGATCGGATAGCCGAGCGGAGTGTGCGTTGCCATCAGGGCTCCCAATAGGAGACTGGGTACTAAGGGGAAGCCAAAGATCTGGCCGATCCCGAACCCTGTACCAACTCCGAGCACAAAGATCAGGGCCCCAAATGTCACAGAGCGTCTTTTGACTCTGTTGAACTCTTCAAGGTCGATCTCTAGCCCGACTGTGAACAGCAGATAGATGGCTCCGATATCGGAGAGAAGGGTGATCGTTTCACTTTTGGCATCGATCCAATGCAACACATGGGGACCGATCAGTACGCCAGCTACTAAGAGTCCGACAAGATCAGGAAGCCTTAACCGTCTTGTGATGGGCGGAACCAAGACGCTGATCGCAACAAGCTGGGCAAAAATGCCCAGTGGGTGATGCATCAGGTGGGATAGCGAAGCAGCCATCAGTGAAGTCTTGGAAGAAAGGTTTTGGCGTTAGAGGCTCAGCGCTTCGTCACTACGTAAGCCAGCTTGAACCCGCCAGAGGTCGGAGTAAGCGCCTGGTTTGTGCAGAAGTTGATCATGGGTTCCCTGTTCCACAATGCGACCAGCGTCCATCACAATGATTTGATCGGCATGTCGCACGGTGCTGAGTCGATGCGCAATAACCAGTGTGGTCCGATTCGCGGTGATGCGCATTAGTGAACGCTGAATCGCAGCCTCTGTTTCATTGTCAACCGCGGCCGTTGCTTCATCGAGGATCAACACGGGTACATTCTTTAAAATGGCTCTAGCCAAGGCGATTCGTTGGCGTTGACCACCTGATAAACGCTGACCACGCTCGCCTACAACCGTATCAAATTCTTGAGGTAGGCCTTGAATAAAGGCTAGGGCTTCGGCTTGTTCCGCTGCCCAAATAATGGACGACTTGGATGCTTCTGAAGATCCGTAGGCAATATTTTCAGCGACGCTTCCGTGGAAGAGGTAAACGTCTTGACTTACGAGTGCAATGCAGCGACGAAGATCTTGCAGATGCAGCGATGCAATTGGATGGTTGTCAAGAAAAATCCTGCCGCTACTGAGCGGATAGAGCCTCAGCAGTAGTTTGACCAATGAACTTTTACCTGAACCTGTAGCACCCACAATGCCAATTGTTTGTCCAGCATGAATGCTTAGGTCGAACTTGTTCAGCAGTGGTTGGCGATCTTTATAGGAAAAGCAAACTTGTTCATAGCGTATGTCTCCTTTGATATCACTTGGGTTGAGGCGAATGTTTCCGCTGGCGATCTGAATCGGTGTGTCGATGAGATCCAGAACGCGCTGAGTGGAGGCCATTGATCGTTGGTAATCATCTAGGGTTCGCCCCAATGTGGTTAGAGGCCACAGCAGTCGCTGGGTTATGAAAACCAGAAAGCTGTAGGTTCCCACTGCGATTAGTCCTTGCCAGGCTTGGATGCCTCCGATCAGAAGAATCGCTAAAAAGGCAAATAAGATCGCAAAGCGAATAAGGGGAATGAAGGCGGCAGAGATTCGAATCACCTCACGATTGCACTGCTGGTAGGCATTACTCGCTGTACGAAGTTGTTCGAGTTCCCATGCTTCAGTTGCAAAGCTTTTGATGGTGAGCATTCCACCAAGATTGTTAGACAGTCGGGAGGCGAGATCTCCAGCTCTTTGGCGGACGTCGCGATATCGCGGAGCGAGGCGGCGTTGAAAACTGAGTGATCCCACAAGGATGATTGGGATCGGAACAAATGCGAAGAGTGCCACGCCTGGTGCCAGGAGTGCCATGGCGCTACCGACCAGCAGAACGGTGGTCACTAATTGCAGAATTTCGTTGGCACCACGTTCCAGAAAGCGTTCGAGTTGATGGATGTCATCACCAAGCACGGTGAGTAGCCGTCCAGTGCTGTCTCGCTCGAAAAAATCCATCTCAAGCTTTTGGAGATGGTCATAGGCTTCTAATCTCAGGCTGTGTTGCGTGGTTTGTGCAAGATTGCGCCACAAAACGCCGTAAAGATATTCAAAAAGTGATTCTGCTGTCCAGACCAGGAAGGACAGCAGCGCAAGCACGATGAGTTGGCTCGGCACTGTTGTGGCACCCAAAGCTGCCAGCCACGATGAATCCTGTTGAACAACAACATCAACGGCCAGGCCGATCAGAACAGGAGGAAGTAAATCAAAGACTTTGTTGATGATCGAGCAGCTCACCGCGATCCATACCCGTCTTCTGTAGGGCTGAAGATGGCTCAGAAGCCTTGGTAGGGCAGGCTTTATGCGCCTAGCTGGATTGGGAGCGGCCATCATCTATGGCAAGACGCTCTATTCAAGCGTTGTGTTGCCCAACAGCGTCAAATTTCTTGAAACGGTGTAGACCGGAACTAGAGATCGGGGAACTGTATGACTCGTTCAAGAGCGTTCAATCGTTTTCATCGCTTCTTAGCGCGGAAGCATCGAGATGAAGTACGGAATGCCGCTTCTGTTTTGCCTGCTGATGAGACAAGACCAATGGATCACATTCAAAAATTGATGGATCGCAGTTTCGTTTTGGATGACAGGCTCGAAATGGAGGAAACGGCTCGATGAGCTGTCTCCTCCATTCGGATCACCAGCGGTTGCCGCCGCCGTAACCGCCGCCGCCGCCGCCGCCGTTGCCGCCACCGCCGTTGCCGCCACCGCCGTAACCGCCGCGGCCGCCGCCACCGCCGCCGCCGCCAGTGCGCTCACGTGGAGTTGCTTTGTTGACGCGGATCATGCGACCCATCCACTCCACGTTTTGGAGGTCGTCGATGGCTTTTTGCTCATCTTCGTCTGTGGCCATTTCAACGAAGCCAAAGCCGCGTTTGCGACCTGTTTCGCGATCGAGAGGAAGACTTGCGCTCTTAACCTCTCCGTATTGACCGAATAGATCGAGAAGATCTTCCTGTTCTGCCTGGAAAGACAGATTGCCGATGTAGATGGTCATTACCTGAGGGGACCGTTGGACATTTGATCAGAAAAGTTTTGGTCCGAAAAGGAAAGTCCTTGATGCTGAAGCTGGAGAGCTGAAGCTTGGGGGAGCGAGCCGATCAGAGCCGAACATGAAGCTGATGCAACACCACGCTACAGGCTTGCCTGGTGCAATTTCTCAACATTCGAACAGAAAATCGAAAAGTTTCATTTTTTTCGCTGTTCTGTTGCATGGTCAGGAGATCCTGACCATGCCCATCATGTTTTTTCCCTACTCAAAGGTTTGCTGAACGAATCAGTTCAGGCCATGGGGAAGGGCGGTTTGAGCTAGGTCGACAATGACTCAACAACGACATTGTGCTGCTCAGAGCATCTTGACTCTGATTGATGTCACTGTGTTTGAAGGAGAGGCCCGTACTTCTCGTTAGCGCGTTCTTTGCAGAATTTTTGGGCTTGCAGGATGGAAGCAATGCCTTTCCCGTTCATCTCTTTGGTGAAGCATGAGCAAGTGAAATCACCCATGCCTTCGGGAAGAGTTAGCCCAGCTTGAGACATTGCGGCAGAGACGCTAGCCATGCAGAACTTTTTGATTTCTTCTGAATCATCGGAAGCTTTCGCTAACGATCCTGAAGTTGTGATCAGCATCGGTGATAAGCAGAGACTGATCACAATCCGGAGACGAAGATTCAAGAGTTAGGAATCCTTGCGGATTTGAAGCTCCTGGTTCATCACTTTGAGCTGGCGAAGAGAATTAAAGACGTTCTCTGGCATGCCTTTGGGAAGGTCTACAAGGCTGTGCGTTTCAAAGATCTGAATCCGGCCAATCATGCGTCCTTCCAGTCCTGATTCATTGGCAATTGCGCCAACGAGGTTGCCCGGTTTCACGCGATCGCGATGACCGACTTCAACTCTGAATCGTTCCATGTCGTCTTCTGGCGGGCGTGATGCACGCTCTGGTCTCCTGCCGCGGTCGTTGCCTCGGTCTCCGCGTCGGTCATCGCGCCGGTCGTTGCGCATGGGAGCTTTCAGCCAGCTTTCATCGCCTTGGACCAACAGTGGGCCTTCACCAACAGCCAACCTCATGGCGGCCAGAGTGAGTTGTCCTGGCTCTACCTCGAGCTCTTGGGCCACTCTTTGGATGAGCTCCTGAAGCAGTGCGGTCTCTTCTTCAGGTTTGTCTTCGCTGGTGGCTTCAGCGCTGAGGCGGGTGCGAAGTCTGTCCAGACGACTCTGGTTGATTTCGGCATTGCTAGGGATATCCATTGGTTCAATGGCCTGTCCCACAGCGCGTTCGAGATTGCCGACGAACCTGCGCTCCCTGGGTGTGATGAAGAGGATGGCTTCTCCGCTGCGTCCAGCTCGGCCCGTACGTCCGATGCGGTGGACGTAAGCCTCACTATCAAAAGGCATGTCGTAGTTGATCACGAGACCGATGCGGTCAACGTCGAGACCACGCGCTGCAACATCGGTGGCAACCAGAATGTTGACGGTTCCTTTGCGGAGGCGTTCCACGGTGCGTTCCCGTTGGTTTTGGGGCACGTCGCCGTTGAGCACAGCCACGTCGTGACCGGCGGCTTCCAGGGATTCCGCAACCGTGAGTGTGATGGCTTTGGTTCGCGCAAAAATAATCACGCCTTCGCCAGTCACTGCTTCAAGCACACGGTTAAGCGCTTCGATTTTGTGAGAGTTCTGCATCGTGATGCAGCGATGACGGATCCTGCGCGCCTCTTTCTCCTTCGTCTTGATCGTGATTTCTGCAGGTTCACGCAAGTAGCGCTTGGACAACCTGCGAATTTCGTTCGGCATCGTCGCTGAAAACAGCACGACCTGACGTTCTTCAGGTAATTGCTCGAGGATCCATTCGACGTCGTCGATGAAACCCATACGCAGCATTTCATCTGCTTCGTCTAGGACCAGGCTGCGCAATCCGCTTGTGTTCAGCGTTCCTTGGCGCATGTGATCCATGACGCGTCCTGGAGTCCCAACCACAACGTCAACGCCACGTCTTAAGGCGTTGATTTGGGAGCGGAAATCAGACCCTCCGTAGATCGCCAACACGTTGAGGTGGGGATGCCCAGCGGAATAAGCCTTGAACGCTTCCGCCAC contains the following coding sequences:
- a CDS encoding LCP family protein: MNGQRSPNKKSLLTAAVLGLFGGLLLSIPLSRSLLPSTELPKLTSISNPFEGWSSFDNENIVVLGMDAGGGNTDTIFILSIENGDTSIIQVPRDSYINSRSFGPMKANALHARGGPNAVKTELTRLMGRPINHHILVNLEGIRTISDLLGGLEVDVPKRLYYQDKSQGLLIDLQPGRQVLKGRELEGFLRWRHDGQGDLGRLDRQQLVLKSLFNKLIQPQHLIRLPALITAAGRNLETDLGPMELGKLITTMGTTDLQTSRLKARPFYQNGVSYLDTQWPAKETTRGVDANESSSRRFQLLF
- a CDS encoding aromatic acid exporter family protein; amino-acid sequence: MNDNLVKQSLRLGISVLITCAIAQHFDRINFVWYPVLAVIFVVDDQDENTLRAARGRILGTVTGGLVVFLVHTLLSGWIGILISLLITVPLLRRLGWSSGLSTAVVITVMFLGIHDYTLLDWNYVLNRSIDTLVGICVALVISHLLWPKDRLKRMEELHELLMATLNQRMFQHMQALQGLTPMPAPLNPVSLTRNILEIQRLMNIEQQLGPRRRDQLTRLRWNQRISLWRSLQSHWILIERLLDSLSGKYQPLRLPELAQQLDPNHVIGWNRLQLHDQNQLHPIGLAQQILLEEECTRFLRLVSSQRRLNRILIQGTHR
- a CDS encoding NHLP bacteriocin system secretion protein, translating into MSLISFHKIKTRWDGLDDHQQVGACLAGIGGLLGVWLLFWPVPTQVEGKGVLIYPDNAGVLNARSAGQVLNVDVGVGDRVEKQQVLMTLYLPELERELEQEKGNLNQLQKQNIELNQRDALRLETARQTLDTTLAKLKDDERRLGELQSTFAGKLRNLEWLSRRAVVAPLSSDVVSAQQGLTSTSVALDDLKIQSKQALTSFQQIKLDLESEQLDRSFVIDDLKRKIRVSEAKLAFDGTITAQRDGRVLDLQVIPGQTIKMGDRLGTIGRGDVARGNGPDLIAVAYFPPADARRLPLGLPVEVVPRWNQRGRFGGIEGKVKSVLTLPATQEDIATTTGNAQLANDLAGDGPVMRTEITLQRQSTSDDGFLWTLSDGSGVFPIRDGLTVDAFAYVEWRSPITYVLPGLRSLTGGYRSLRIDRLFDRPFLRQPDTLP
- a CDS encoding cation:proton antiporter, yielding MAASLSHLMHHPLGIFAQLVAISVLVPPITRRLRLPDLVGLLVAGVLIGPHVLHWIDAKSETITLLSDIGAIYLLFTVGLEIDLEEFNRVKRRSVTFGALIFVLGVGTGFGIGQIFGFPLVPSLLLGALMATHTPLGYPIVRSYGAQRDESVIVSVGSTIFTDIAALVLLAVALGLGKGNLTPSSFIALLISISVFACVVVLGIRMIGRHLWMRNVIDENRVFLAVLLTLFVASLGAELAGVEKIVGAFLAGLAVNSVLPEGKVKEQVIFVGGALFIPIFFIHLGLLLDLGSIADSISNIEFTALMLTGALGCKALAAVIAGRWFRYSRNQMLLMWSLAMPKVAATLATAFIGFQAGLLDNTVLNAVLAVMVVTATLGPTLTTRSVVALMEPNERSPYGTTGLDEDQEVPGEVVRRPLKVLVPVANPDTELSLLKLAARLSQGEGDHNGQLLPLALVSPSLEEARGGLNRALSAARARLNQAASNGEGLTATTRCLLRVDDDIAAGMSRSALEEGADLLLIGAGRPDPLRKWLLGDLVDGVCRTAHCPVVVANLGRRELNDLNQILVPIKDLSASAREQFELALRLLSTAPDPTSTTISLLHIHDPRFNRHERSWMEQQLMSWCPRNISSQQIQIKLLQGPGIDSKIHWFSKNQDLVILRSQRRRVAGLPIPASDRTSNLVHQLACPALMISDPLN
- a CDS encoding TolC family protein → MLKSSRCDLVLTRYLSAIGLICGTYAPVSAQTNVAPLNEGGTTEQLEKSWERLNNQVDAIDTLTGPAPAIESSDDLRSLEVPKLLIDVNAPASAELTEQDTQPDPLLRLPSAADKPARILSLTLENAVTLAFRNNPSLGAQRDLIKAQAATIASESSRYWPTISVFANVDGFQSGTTTYNPYGNNTYGLGSLFNRKGQTPNFAFTNDGNQVSGASAGPFYVPSGGGLGAVMNGVSADAGLQVDYDIINFARTPRVQAAQARLTQQENLYADRLRVIQLEVSEAYYNLQRAEQLVQIRDAIVRTDLVVLEDTLDLKQAGLVPRVDLLRRSSLLAADEESLIQAMADRAVARRELWTVLNLSSEITPSAQDPISLQPRWPLNLEKTVLAAYDDNPELTAILATQQALIRRQDEAAAQLLPRLSLFAAAGGLGSVERTFNLALIGGGCCGDTFLPLEQVSGYEWSVGLAFNWMIFDAGGTSNRVKALQLQEQATAEQYASTRNAIRLRLERAFLNHEASLAKLVSARRAVGASKEAFRDTQLRYQTGLSDEIDLSITQEQLVNALVRRLFATVDVNVTYARMLRELLPMPKNPNHPVLTQLTLSFP
- a CDS encoding FUSC family protein, with the protein product MMDDIHHSQRGHQQRPWFTRQDLRLAAVTGLSAGLGLLSPIPYGYYLPLTTTAVLSSTYGNSMKLGIQRLLGSLMGVIILIIFTRGLELPLPLGLGLALAITRLFGGILGLQVGYKVAGNIIVMGWLVHEQNATVWGPIRLFWTGLGIVISLWASQSIWPSRTIPNLHGQFASLLSSIGQELINESSRLKQQFPTATSPKQQQAIRISLQKQLNAARQQQVLAQMELGVNPEQHPLHGLWSRIDLLTSQLLTSLWAIKSLTIPIQKPDQIKQIHYKESELIDIMSTQILRISAELKNPKTINCQEFNPKAMLEIKILSQDFNQWLEQTTEGTFATNIKQISKQQLRQIILRMTLIDYIRSAIVEATSPHSKSTITNIHR